AGGAGTGGAGAGACAGATCATCCTCGTCCATATCCCTCACATCAAGCTTTGTCACCTTTCCATTCTCAACTTTCAGCTTTGGGGTCCTCCTTTCATGATCCTCATCATCACACTGTGTATCAGAGTCAACTAGTCAGAGACCATCCTCCTCCCAGTGATGTCACTCAATAAAGACATGGACGGTAGGGTACAACTCTTTTACCTCAGATTCACAGTCAGTGAAGGAGTAGATGGAAAAGTCATCAGAACTGGAGGATGAGATCAAGTCATGATATTTTCTCTCTATCAGCCGAGTCACCCTTCCAGactgaggagacagagaaaggcaTGTACTCATGGCAGCCATAGAATACACTGGCATTGACCCTCAAGGAAATGTAGAATATGTAGGCAATCCAACATGGTTGTACAAGTAGTGAGTAATACATGGGTAACTGAAAATGCAATAAATGCAACTCCCATAACATTAGGGGTGGGGCAAAAGACCTTCCATAGTACAGGATTCTTAAGCATCTCGAATGGATAATTGTCAATTCAACCAAGCCAACCAAAATGGCCATATGAATCAACAGATTGATCTAACTGTTGTGTCTCTATGGGAACAGCAGAGATGACCTGGTTGAGAGGCTCTGGATTGATGCTCCATCCATCCCCAGAAGTCTGGTCCTGCCCATAGCTCACAATGATTGGCTGTTAACAGTAAAGAATGAATTCAACACTGTTTTGCTCATTTTGGCCTTGAATTGTGTATCAATAAATAATATAAGGACTGTTATGTGGTTGAATTTGAATGTGACTTACAGGCCTTTTGTGGATCTGAGGGGTCTGCACTGAATTAGACTGTCAAGACAGCATTCAATGAAGTTAGATCGGGATATCTGCATTTGCTTTAATTCTGAGAACTGCAGTTTGTACATGCAGAATGCATAACTaatgtgtatgtgtttttgtttCAGGTCAGATATGACTTACAGGCTTTGGCCTTCTGTGCACCTTGCCGGTTGGCCACAACACAGAATCAGGGGTGTTCACCCTCACTGGTTTCAACTGTCAACACAACACTCAATTTAAAATGTGATAATATAACAAAAACAGGACAAAACAAAGAAATATTTGATATTTACCACATAAGGACGGCGTCTTAAAGCTCTTTTGATTCTCTCATCATTACGATCCATCTTTCTTTCTGGGGGAAAAAATTCCAGCAATTAATTGACTCAAAACACATCctgactcacacacagacacacacacaaagatggcatccccaatggcaccctattccctatatatgtatatatatgttggGAAGGAGGTGCACCAAAAGGCCAAAGATTACCTGCAACAACCTGAGTGAAGAAAACTATTGTACAGATTACATCAAATCTGAACACCGTTTATGTAGTGAATTAATGCATGGTTACGTCATTTTGGGTCACAGCTTTATGACTGCGCTTAACACGTCACAATAAAAACGCTTGTTTGGAGCCGGACTGGTTGTAGCTCAATAACGAACGTGATGTGCTTATTATATCTTACTGACTGAGTAATGGTTGTATCGATGGTTGGTTGGACGTTTTACATAGATAGACCAACATGATATCAATAGGAAGAAACCATTCATATTGTGCAATATTGGAGGAAAAGTGTCGTAACTGACATTTTGTAATGTGCTTGATTATCCTCTTGTAGTTTGACAAGTATGTACTGAGCATCAACATGATCACCCGAATAGTTTAGAAAGATGTGGTTCAGAGGTTCAAGAGTTTTACTCCTGAGTTCAGGCTAACAAGTGACATTGTTGCTGTCGTTATAGTATCATCAGTTTTGTTTACTGTCACTACATTTTTCGGTTTATCAGAGGATGTCGAAAGTCTTGGAACTACAGTTTTTGCCAATGGGCATGGTACCTTAGCAAGGAGGGGTTGAGTGACTCAAGAATCATGCTCGGTAGCTAGCTACTTTGAATGGGTCTGATGTAACGTTATCTAGCGTGCTACAACGTGTAGCTAACGTTGATGACGTAACAG
The sequence above is a segment of the Oncorhynchus gorbuscha isolate QuinsamMale2020 ecotype Even-year linkage group LG16, OgorEven_v1.0, whole genome shotgun sequence genome. Coding sequences within it:
- the LOC124000614 gene encoding uncharacterized protein LOC124000614; amino-acid sequence: MDRNDERIKRALRRRPYVLKPVRVNTPDSVLWPTGKVHRRPKPSNSVQTPQIHKRPPIIVSYGQDQTSGDGWSINPEPLNQSGRVTRLIERKYHDLISSSSSDDFSIYSFTDCESECDDEDHERRTPKLKVENGKVTKLDVRDMDEDDLSLHSFDESDFLSPGKVSGPISVKNGLSPLVTSAHRTLAEALRALPSAVGSPYPVNVPRPRTPLNPVIIALPRTENFPYRHSPRLAPITNLSETGRKLLQEMAGVAPQVS